A window of Ipomoea triloba cultivar NCNSP0323 chromosome 2, ASM357664v1 contains these coding sequences:
- the LOC116010437 gene encoding homeobox-leucine zipper protein HAT5-like isoform X1 has translation MEAGRGLFYGAGAGDSNFNTLFLQNQRLPYQSSKEPLLTPGFSPSFRGSGSSSMVSFCDGKGGFFRKFDQDENDCENYDDYFLQPEKKRRLTGEQVLFLEKSFEVENKLEPERKVQLAKELGLQPRQIAIWFQNRRARWKNKQLEKDYDGLKARYDDLKAKYDSLLNEKDSLKAEVLRVMDKLVVKGKEKETLKFRDDIQHPSEAVSKDHMADSVAASSPALPVKLEGTSPSKSDVLDSDSPRYTDGVHSSFPDIGDSSYLFEPERSDSDLSQDEDDSFSKNFMAASESLSVFPKVREDHYPIAITPTNSSLYGFPVEDQTFGFWPY, from the exons ATGGAAGCGGGTCGCGGTTTGTTCtacggcgccggcgccggcgattCTAATTTCAACACTCTTTTTCTTCAGAACCAGAGGCTTCCGTACCAGTCCTCCAAAGAGCCTCTCCTCACACCAGGCTTTTCACCTTCTTTTCGTG GCTCAGGGTCAAGTTCCATGGTTAGCTTCTGTGATGGCAAAGGGGGATTCTTTCGAAAATTTGATCAAGATGAGAATGACTGTGAGAACTACGACGATTACTTTCTTCAGCCAGAGAAGAAGAGGCGGCTTACAGGTGAGCAAGTGCTCTTCCTTGAGAAGAGTTTTGAGGTTGAGAACAAACTCGAGCCAGAAAGGAAGGTTCAGCTCGCTAAGGAACTTGGGCTGCAGCCGCgccaaattgcaatttggtttCAGAATCGTCGTGCACGTTGGAAGAACAAACAGCTCGAGAAAGATTATGATGGGCTGAAGGCTAGATATGATGATCTGAAAGCAAAATACGATAGCCTTCTCAACGAGAAGGATAGTCTGAAGGCCGAG GTTCTTCGCGTCATGGACAAGCTAGTTGTTAAGGGTAAAGAAAAGGAAACGTTAAAGTTTCGAGATGATATCCAACACCCTTCAGAAGCAGTGTCAAAAGACCATATGGCTGATTCAGTTGCGGCATCATCCCCAGCCCTGCCTGTTAAGCTGGAAGGTACAAGCCCGAGTAAGAGCGATGTGTTGGATTCAGACAGCCCTCGCTACACCGATGGGGTTCACTCATCTTTTCCAGACATCGGGGACTCTTCCTATCTCTTCGAGCCAGAGCGGTCAGATTCAGATTTATCACAGGACGAAGACGATAGCTTCAGCAAGAATTTCATGGCTGCTTCGGAGTCGTTGTCTGTGTTCCCAAAGGTCAGAGAAGATCATTACCCCATAGCCATAACTCCCACCAATTCATCCTTGTATGGATTCCCAGTTGAAGATCAAACCTTTGGGTTTTGGCCTTATTAA
- the LOC116010555 gene encoding trihelix transcription factor ASIL2-like — translation MMEDDEDVQSQPSEGTGSPASPRSNGRITVTVAAVPPPQNTNTLTLALPIQQQSKTSGGGGGGGGAGGGGGREDCWSEGATAVLIEAWGERYLELSRGNLKQQHWKDVADIVASREDYSKPPKTDIQCKNRIDTVKKKYKLEKAKIAAGQGPSRWTFFERLDQLIGPTAKGNNTSGSGGGFAGPSASNQKVPMGIPMGARSAPQLRQHQPPLQMQQKNKQAFRRRPPIDSDSSESEPEPSPDSTDSSPPPTYEKKRPRIQQRELMMNSSVVRHTMPRGRDGGATAPAAAASGSERDRNWANSVRELTRAILKFGEAYEQAENAKLQQMVEMEKQRMKFAKELELQKMQVFMKTQLELSQLKNRRVGSSNHHNNNTTTTAANNNNNNNTNSFSSN, via the coding sequence ATGATGGAAGACGACGAAGATGTGCAGTCGCAGCCTTCGGAAGGGACAGGATCTCCGGCTTCTCCTCGATCCAACGGGAGGATAACGGTGACGGTCGCCGCCGTTCCTCCACCGCAGAACACAAATACCTTGACCTTGGCTTTGCCCATACAACAGCAGTCGAAGACCTCCggaggaggcggcggcggcggaggcgcCGGAGGAGGCGGCGGCCGAGAGGATTGCTGGAGCGAAGGTGCTACGGCGGTGCTAATTGAAGCCTGGGGCGAAAGGTACCTGGAGCTGAGTAGGGGGAATTTGAAACAGCAGCACTGGAAAGATGTTGCAGATATTGTTGCTAGCCGTGAAGATTATAGCAAACCCCCAAAAACTGATATTCAGTGTAAGAATAGGATCGACACCGTGAAGAAGAAGTACAAGCTTGAGAAGGCGAAGATCGCGGCTGGCCAAGGGCCCAGCAGGTGGACATTCTTCGAGAGGCTGGATCAGTTGATTGGCCCAACAGCTAAGGGCAACAATACCAGCGGCAGCGGTGGTGGCTTTGCTGGCCCTTCCGCGAGTAACCAGAAGGTTCCTATGGGTATACCTATGGGAGCTAGATCGGCTCCTCAGCTCAGGCAACACCAGCCGCCATTGCAGATGCAGCAGAAGAATAAACAGGCATTCCGGAGAAGGCCTCCTATTGATTCAGACTCGTCTGAGTCAGAGCCGGAGCCTTCCCCTGATTCAACTGATAGCTCTCCTCCTCCCACTTATGAGAAAAAGAGGCCAAGGATTCAGCAGAGGGAGCTGATGATGAATTCCAGTGTAGTTAGACACACAATGCCTAGAGGAAGAGACGGTGGCGCCACCGCCCCTGCTGCTGCAGCAAGCGGCAGTGAGAGAGATAGGAATTGGGCGAATTCAGTGAGAGAGTTGACTCGAGCAATTCTGAAATTCGGAGAAGCTTATGAGCAAGCAGAGAATGCAAAGCTGCAGCAGATGGTGGAGATGGAAAAGCAGAGAATGAAGTTTGCAAAGGAGCTGGAGTTGCAGAAAATGCAGGTCTTTATGAAAACACAGTTGGAGCTGTCACAACTGAAGAATAGGAGGGTTGGGAGCAGTAATCACCATAACaataacaccaccaccacagccgccaacaataacaacaacaacaacaccaacaGCTTTAGCAGTAACTAG
- the LOC116008020 gene encoding uncharacterized protein LOC116008020 produces the protein MGVLQLNFHRQFVLPQNLFLSQHCRFRLSGAHGLGKSIIESQRKAKRRRDLTISASSSSSSSSVSVWDGWLPEKAAASKAPSLSDIFWPSAGAFAAMAILGKIDQMLAPKGVSITIAPLGAVCAVLFATPSSPGARKFNMFLAQIGCAAFGVLAFTIFGPGWLARSSALAASIAFMIYTRAVHPPAASLPILFIDAAKLHQLNYWYALFPGATGCILLCVIQEMVCYLKENFKF, from the exons ATGGGGGTTTTGCAGCTGAATTTCCATCGTCAATTTGTTTTGCCACAAAACCTATTTCTCTCGCAGCATTGCAGATTTAGATTGAGTGGCGCCCATGGGCTTGGAAAATCCATTATTGAGTCACAAAGAAAGGCAAAGAGGAGAAGGGATTTAACCATatctgcatcatcatcatcatcatcatcatctgtgTCTGTGTGGGATGGATGGTTGCCTGAAAAGGCGGCGGCTTCAAAGGCCCCTTCTCTCAGCGACATCTTCTGGCCTTCTGCAG GGGCGTTCGCAGCAATGGCAATACTGGGAAAGATAGACCAAATGTTGGCTCCAAAAGGGGTTTCTATCACCATTGCCCCATTGGGAGCTGTTTGTGCTGTTCTCTTTGCAACTCCCTCCTCTCCTGGCGCTAGG AAGTTCAATATGTTTCTGGCGCAAATAGGTTGCGCTGCATTTGGGGTATTGGCTTTCACCATTTTTGGGCCAGGATGGCTGGCTAGGAGCTCTGCTCTTGCTGCTTCCATTGCCTTTATGATTTACACTCGCGCTGTTCATCCTCCCG CTGCGAGCTTGCCTATATTGTTCATAGATGCAGCTAAGCTACATCAGCTTAACTATTGGTATGCTTTGTTTCCTGGTGCCACTGGATGCATTCTTCTTTGTGTTATT CAAGAGATGGTGTGTTACTTGAAAGAGAACTTCAAGTTCTGA
- the LOC116010437 gene encoding homeobox-leucine zipper protein HAT5-like isoform X2 produces the protein MEAGRGLFYGAGAGDSNFNTLFLQNQRLPYQSSKEPLLTPGFSPSFRGSSSMVSFCDGKGGFFRKFDQDENDCENYDDYFLQPEKKRRLTGEQVLFLEKSFEVENKLEPERKVQLAKELGLQPRQIAIWFQNRRARWKNKQLEKDYDGLKARYDDLKAKYDSLLNEKDSLKAEVLRVMDKLVVKGKEKETLKFRDDIQHPSEAVSKDHMADSVAASSPALPVKLEGTSPSKSDVLDSDSPRYTDGVHSSFPDIGDSSYLFEPERSDSDLSQDEDDSFSKNFMAASESLSVFPKVREDHYPIAITPTNSSLYGFPVEDQTFGFWPY, from the exons ATGGAAGCGGGTCGCGGTTTGTTCtacggcgccggcgccggcgattCTAATTTCAACACTCTTTTTCTTCAGAACCAGAGGCTTCCGTACCAGTCCTCCAAAGAGCCTCTCCTCACACCAGGCTTTTCACCTTCTTTTCGTG GGTCAAGTTCCATGGTTAGCTTCTGTGATGGCAAAGGGGGATTCTTTCGAAAATTTGATCAAGATGAGAATGACTGTGAGAACTACGACGATTACTTTCTTCAGCCAGAGAAGAAGAGGCGGCTTACAGGTGAGCAAGTGCTCTTCCTTGAGAAGAGTTTTGAGGTTGAGAACAAACTCGAGCCAGAAAGGAAGGTTCAGCTCGCTAAGGAACTTGGGCTGCAGCCGCgccaaattgcaatttggtttCAGAATCGTCGTGCACGTTGGAAGAACAAACAGCTCGAGAAAGATTATGATGGGCTGAAGGCTAGATATGATGATCTGAAAGCAAAATACGATAGCCTTCTCAACGAGAAGGATAGTCTGAAGGCCGAG GTTCTTCGCGTCATGGACAAGCTAGTTGTTAAGGGTAAAGAAAAGGAAACGTTAAAGTTTCGAGATGATATCCAACACCCTTCAGAAGCAGTGTCAAAAGACCATATGGCTGATTCAGTTGCGGCATCATCCCCAGCCCTGCCTGTTAAGCTGGAAGGTACAAGCCCGAGTAAGAGCGATGTGTTGGATTCAGACAGCCCTCGCTACACCGATGGGGTTCACTCATCTTTTCCAGACATCGGGGACTCTTCCTATCTCTTCGAGCCAGAGCGGTCAGATTCAGATTTATCACAGGACGAAGACGATAGCTTCAGCAAGAATTTCATGGCTGCTTCGGAGTCGTTGTCTGTGTTCCCAAAGGTCAGAGAAGATCATTACCCCATAGCCATAACTCCCACCAATTCATCCTTGTATGGATTCCCAGTTGAAGATCAAACCTTTGGGTTTTGGCCTTATTAA